In the genome of Desulfocurvibacter africanus subsp. africanus DSM 2603, the window GGACCGCTTCCCCATCATCGACATACTGAACCAGACGCCGGAGATACCGGCCAATGCCCAATGGGCGCTGTTTTTGCGCAATCACGACGAGCTGACGCTGGAGATGGTCACGGACGAGGAGCGCGACTACATGTACCGCATGTACGCGCGCGAGAGACGGGCGCGCATCAACCTGGGCATACGCCGCAGGCTTGCGCCGCTGTTGGAGAACGACCGGCGCAAGATCGAGCTAATGAATGTCATGCTGCTGACCCTGCCGGGATCGCCGGTGATCTATTACGGCGACGAACTGGGCATGGGCGACAACTTCTATCTTGGCGACCGCGACGGCGTGCGTACACCCATGCAGTGGTCGGCCGACCGCAATGCGGGCTTCTCCACGGCCAACCCGCAACGGTTGTACCTGCCCATCGTCATTGATCCCGAGTACCACTACGAGGCCATCAACGTGGAGAACCAGGAGCGCAACCGCTCCTCGCTTCTGTGGTGGACGCGCAATTTCCTCGCCGTGCGCAAGCGCTTCAAGGCATACGGCCGCGGCTCCATCGAGTTCGTGCTGCCGTCCAACCCAAAGGTGCTGGCCTATGTGCGACGTTACGCGCAAGAGGCCGTTCTGGTGGTCATCAACCTCTCACGCCACCCGCAGATGGCCAGCATCAACCTACGCAACTACAAGGGTTGCATCCCGGAGGAAGTCTTCTCGCGCATGCCGTTTCCGCCCGTGCGCGACTCGACTTACGTGTTCACTCTCAATTCCTACGGTTACTACATCTTTTCCATGGAGAAGGAAGGTGAGGCCAGACTTGAGCTGGAAGGGCCGCTGGAATGCGCGAGCCTCGGCGCGGGCAGCTTCCTGGACACCGAGATCAAGGCCAGTCTGGAACGCAACGTGCTGCCCGCCTACTTGCAGCTTCGCGGCTGGTTGGGAGAGCGCGCAGGCCAGCTCACAGATTGCCGCATCCTGGAGGCCGTGCCCGTGGGCTCGCCCGAGTCGCCCTCATGGCTGGTCATTACGGAGGTGTCCTTCCTGGATGGCCATCCTGGCAACTTCAACTTCGTGCTTTCCTACGCCTTTGACGACAAGGCCGCGCGCATCCTGGACAGCCAGCCGCAGAACGTGCTTTGCCGTTTCGAGCACGAGGGTCGGCGAGTCATGATCTTCGAGGGCATGCACGAGGAAGTGCTCAATACGCGCTTCATTGGCGCGCTGCTCAAACGCCAACGCATCAAGGGCCACTTCGGCGAGCTGTCCACCACTCCTGGCCGGGATCATCAGGCTATCGCGGATTTGGCCTCAAGCGGACTGCGCGCGACCATGTCCGTGACCAAGCGCGTGAACACGAACATCGTTTTCGGCTCCCAACTCTTCCTCAAGGTCTTCCGCCGGGCCGAAGAAGGTCCGAACCCGGACATGGAGATCTCGCGCTACCTGTCGGACGAGGTTGAGTTCGCGCATACGCCGGCCTTCCTGGGGGCCATGGAGTATACCCGGCCTGGCCGGGATGGCATCACCGTGGCCCTGCTGAAGGAATACGTGCATGCCGAGTCCGATGCCCAGGCCGTGTGCCTGGACATGATAGATCGCTTCATGGAACGCTTGTTGGCACAGCGCGGCGGCCTTGGCGCACCGCAGATACCGGACTCGCCCCTGGCCCTGACCAGCCGCGACCCCACGGAACACATGCGTGGGCTGTTCAGCGAAACCGACGCCGAATTCTTTGGTCTCATGGGCAAGCGTACGGCCGCGCTGCATTTGGCCTTGTCCCAGCCGAGCGTCGATCCGAACTTCGCGCCCGAGCCCTTCAGCAAGCTCTATCAACGCTCGGTGTACCAGGCTGCGCGCAGCGACATCCTGCGCGTGGTAAGCGCCGTGGAGAGCAAGCTCGACGAACTGCCCGAGGACATGTCCAACCTTGTGCAGGCCGTGCTGGAAGGCACCGAGGCCGTGCTGGATGCCATAAAGGGCTTCTATGCGGAGAGGATCGACGCGCTCAAGACCAGGGTCCATGGCGACTACCACCTGGCCCACCTGCTCTATACGGGCAAGGACTTCCTGATTATCGACTTCGAAGGCAAGCCGGAGAAGCATGTGTCCCAGCGCCGGCTCAAGCGCTCGCCCCTGCGCGACTTGGCCGACCTGCAACGTTCGCTGTACTACACAGCCTCCAGCGCACTTACGGAGCGACCCACGGTGCGGCCCGAGGACCGAGCCTTCCTGGCCCCGTGGGTGGAGCTATGGCACCAGCAGGCCTTCGGCATCTTCATGGACGGCTACCAGTGGGCCACCGAAGGGGCGGCCTTCCTTCCCAAGGAACTCCGCCACCGGGAGGTCATGCTGCGCACCTATCTGCTCAACAAGTCATACCTGGAGCTTGGGCGCATGCTGCAGACGGGCACAGGCAGGCTGGAACTGCCCATGCACGCCATCCTGCGTTTCGTACGCTGGAAGGTGTAGAGTAAAATGCCTTAGAGCCGTTCGGTATCTATGGTCGCCCAGGATGTGTTCTTGACCTGAATGAGCAGGCGTTGGGCTTCGGGAAAGTCGGGGCGCATGGCCAGGCAGGATTCCAGCAGCTCCACGGCCTTGTTGCGGTGGCCCAGCATCCAGCGCACCCGTGCCAGGTGGAATCGGGCCCAGGCGTCGTTGGGGTTGAGCTTGATCGCGTTTTCGTAAGCCTGGGCCGCGCCTTGGAAGTCCCTGCCGTTGTAAAGTTTGTTGCCCAACAGCAGGAAGGGGTTCTCGGCATTCGGCTCGTCGGCCATGACC includes:
- the treS gene encoding maltose alpha-D-glucosyltransferase, encoding MPAKKRPFADDPLWYKDAVIYEVHIKSFRDSNGDGIGDFNGLTEKLDYLADLGVTAIWILPFYPSPLKDDGYDIADYYDVHPDYGTLDDFKRFLREAHSRSIRVITELVINHTSDKHAWFQRARLAPAGSKERNYYVWTDNPERYKDARIIFKDFEPSNWSWDPVAKAYYWHRFYSHQPDLNFDNPQVRKEVLRALDFWLGMGVDGLRLDAIPYLYEREGTNCENLPETYAFLKHIRAHVDKRYKDRMLLAEANQWPEDAVEYFGDGDSCHMAFHFPVMPRMFMSLQMEDRFPIIDILNQTPEIPANAQWALFLRNHDELTLEMVTDEERDYMYRMYARERRARINLGIRRRLAPLLENDRRKIELMNVMLLTLPGSPVIYYGDELGMGDNFYLGDRDGVRTPMQWSADRNAGFSTANPQRLYLPIVIDPEYHYEAINVENQERNRSSLLWWTRNFLAVRKRFKAYGRGSIEFVLPSNPKVLAYVRRYAQEAVLVVINLSRHPQMASINLRNYKGCIPEEVFSRMPFPPVRDSTYVFTLNSYGYYIFSMEKEGEARLELEGPLECASLGAGSFLDTEIKASLERNVLPAYLQLRGWLGERAGQLTDCRILEAVPVGSPESPSWLVITEVSFLDGHPGNFNFVLSYAFDDKAARILDSQPQNVLCRFEHEGRRVMIFEGMHEEVLNTRFIGALLKRQRIKGHFGELSTTPGRDHQAIADLASSGLRATMSVTKRVNTNIVFGSQLFLKVFRRAEEGPNPDMEISRYLSDEVEFAHTPAFLGAMEYTRPGRDGITVALLKEYVHAESDAQAVCLDMIDRFMERLLAQRGGLGAPQIPDSPLALTSRDPTEHMRGLFSETDAEFFGLMGKRTAALHLALSQPSVDPNFAPEPFSKLYQRSVYQAARSDILRVVSAVESKLDELPEDMSNLVQAVLEGTEAVLDAIKGFYAERIDALKTRVHGDYHLAHLLYTGKDFLIIDFEGKPEKHVSQRRLKRSPLRDLADLQRSLYYTASSALTERPTVRPEDRAFLAPWVELWHQQAFGIFMDGYQWATEGAAFLPKELRHREVMLRTYLLNKSYLELGRMLQTGTGRLELPMHAILRFVRWKV